From the Primulina tabacum isolate GXHZ01 chromosome 15, ASM2559414v2, whole genome shotgun sequence genome, one window contains:
- the LOC142527940 gene encoding growth-regulating factor 8-like isoform X2 encodes MMEKGKERNYSSSSSSDCDVGLSLKMQTESSMCKKPMPLPFYHYQFGYSCGGDGVGGGGAAGPIFFNASGGEMSGKPLFTASQWQELERQKMIHKYMMASSPVPPQLILPVSSLLPGPQSNTPAGLDSKFSTNRWDPEPWRCKRTDGKKWRCSRDVAPDHKYCERHSHKTRPRSRKHVEVSSYNSINSTFSQSLHNPASQFPTMVSATPYEQTSVDNSVSSNKSRNKNNVTAFQTQGNHGFMNLDPFSPKILENHHEMGIGQFCISILDSKIPSLRGNLSPNSDRTTQTTIPFIDTFEKEKPPLLPTPSSLTLSMSGRVNEVDEFDKNSHFGIEMIDSGRDTDGILKSQWINQVSWINSPPGGPLGEVLCLGNSSVARGHTNLAAAHGYNINSCKSSCGEDGSHALNYIG; translated from the exons atgatggagaagggaaaagaaagaaattactcatcatcatcatcatcagatTGTGATGTGGGGTTGAGTTTGAAGATGCAGACTGAATCTTCTATGTGTAAAAAGCCCATGCCTTTGCCTTTTTATCACTATCAGTTTGGTTATTCTTGTGGCGGTGATGGAGTTGGAGGCGGCGGTGCTGCTGGGCCCATTTTCTTTAACGCTTCAG GGGGTGAAATGAGCGGAAAACCCCTTTTCACAGCCTCACAGTGGCAAGAACTCGAAAGACAGAAAATGATACACAAGTACATGATGGCCTCTAGTCCTGTTCCTCCTCAACTAATCCTACCAGTTTCATCTCTTCTTCCTGGCCCCCAATCTAACA CACCTGCTGGTTtggattcaaaattttcaacaaatAGATGGGATCCAGAGCCGTGGAGGTGTAAAAGAACAGATGGGAAGAAATGGAGGTGCTCCAGAGATGTGGCCCCTGATCACAAATACTGCGAACGCCATTCTCACAAAACTAGACCACGTTCAAGAAAGCATGTGGAAGTTTCCTCATACAATTCCATCAACAGTACTTTCTCTCAGTCCCTACATAACCCAGCTTCTCAATTTCCAACAATGGTGTCTGCTACACCATATGAGCAGACAAG CGTCGACAACAGCGTCAGCAGCAACAAAAGCCGCAACAAGAATAACGTAACTGCATTTCAAACACAAGGAAACCACGGTTTCATGAACTTGGATCCTTTTAGCCCGAAAATATTGGAGAATCATCATGAAATGGGGATTGGGCAGTTTTGCATTTCAATTCTTGACTCGAAAATCCCATCTTTACGAGGAAATTTGTCACCAAATTCAGACAGAACAACACAAACAACCATACCTTTCATTGATACTTTTGAAAAAGAGAAGCCACCCCTACTTCCAACCCCCTCCTCTCTCACACTATCAATGTCTGGTCGTGTAAATGAGGTTGATGAATTTGATAAAAACAGTCATTTCGGGATTGAAATGATTGATTCTGGTAGAGATACAGACGGGATCCTGAAATCCCAATGGATAAATCAAGTTTCTTGGATTAACTCACCACCTGGTGGACCATTAGGTGAAGTTTTATGCCTTGGAAATTCTAGTGTCGCCAGGGGTCATACAAATTTAGCAGCAGCACATGGATATAACATTAATAGCTGTAAAAGTTCTTGCGGAGAAGATGGCAGTCATGCACTAAATTACATTGGGTGA
- the LOC142527940 gene encoding growth-regulating factor 8-like isoform X1, which produces MMEKGKERNYSSSSSSDCDVGLSLKMQTESSMCKKPMPLPFYHYQFGYSCGGDGVGGGGAAGPIFFNASGGEMSGKPLFTASQWQELERQKMIHKYMMASSPVPPQLILPVSSLLPGPQSNTPAGLDSKFSTNRWDPEPWRCKRTDGKKWRCSRDVAPDHKYCERHSHKTRPRSRKHVEVSSYNSINSTFSQSLHNPASQFPTMVSATPYEQTRYAEWFTNSVDNSVSSNKSRNKNNVTAFQTQGNHGFMNLDPFSPKILENHHEMGIGQFCISILDSKIPSLRGNLSPNSDRTTQTTIPFIDTFEKEKPPLLPTPSSLTLSMSGRVNEVDEFDKNSHFGIEMIDSGRDTDGILKSQWINQVSWINSPPGGPLGEVLCLGNSSVARGHTNLAAAHGYNINSCKSSCGEDGSHALNYIG; this is translated from the exons atgatggagaagggaaaagaaagaaattactcatcatcatcatcatcagatTGTGATGTGGGGTTGAGTTTGAAGATGCAGACTGAATCTTCTATGTGTAAAAAGCCCATGCCTTTGCCTTTTTATCACTATCAGTTTGGTTATTCTTGTGGCGGTGATGGAGTTGGAGGCGGCGGTGCTGCTGGGCCCATTTTCTTTAACGCTTCAG GGGGTGAAATGAGCGGAAAACCCCTTTTCACAGCCTCACAGTGGCAAGAACTCGAAAGACAGAAAATGATACACAAGTACATGATGGCCTCTAGTCCTGTTCCTCCTCAACTAATCCTACCAGTTTCATCTCTTCTTCCTGGCCCCCAATCTAACA CACCTGCTGGTTtggattcaaaattttcaacaaatAGATGGGATCCAGAGCCGTGGAGGTGTAAAAGAACAGATGGGAAGAAATGGAGGTGCTCCAGAGATGTGGCCCCTGATCACAAATACTGCGAACGCCATTCTCACAAAACTAGACCACGTTCAAGAAAGCATGTGGAAGTTTCCTCATACAATTCCATCAACAGTACTTTCTCTCAGTCCCTACATAACCCAGCTTCTCAATTTCCAACAATGGTGTCTGCTACACCATATGAGCAGACAAG GTATGCTGAATGGTTTACGAACAGCGTCGACAACAGCGTCAGCAGCAACAAAAGCCGCAACAAGAATAACGTAACTGCATTTCAAACACAAGGAAACCACGGTTTCATGAACTTGGATCCTTTTAGCCCGAAAATATTGGAGAATCATCATGAAATGGGGATTGGGCAGTTTTGCATTTCAATTCTTGACTCGAAAATCCCATCTTTACGAGGAAATTTGTCACCAAATTCAGACAGAACAACACAAACAACCATACCTTTCATTGATACTTTTGAAAAAGAGAAGCCACCCCTACTTCCAACCCCCTCCTCTCTCACACTATCAATGTCTGGTCGTGTAAATGAGGTTGATGAATTTGATAAAAACAGTCATTTCGGGATTGAAATGATTGATTCTGGTAGAGATACAGACGGGATCCTGAAATCCCAATGGATAAATCAAGTTTCTTGGATTAACTCACCACCTGGTGGACCATTAGGTGAAGTTTTATGCCTTGGAAATTCTAGTGTCGCCAGGGGTCATACAAATTTAGCAGCAGCACATGGATATAACATTAATAGCTGTAAAAGTTCTTGCGGAGAAGATGGCAGTCATGCACTAAATTACATTGGGTGA